Within Chaetodon auriga isolate fChaAug3 chromosome 7, fChaAug3.hap1, whole genome shotgun sequence, the genomic segment GAGATGGCCCGTGCAGAGACCATCGAGCTCACTGGGGAaactggaagaggaggaaacggCCCTCTTTCTCACCACAACACCTGCCGCATGGAGCTGCCTCGCCCCTTCCGCACCTGGCCCGGCCTGCTCACCACGACCACCGTCACCACCGGGGCTGGGACTGGCTGCGGTGCCATGCACTTCCACCACAACTACCACCACCTGCACCCTTTGCAGGCCGTCTGTCTGTCGTACACACTGCCTTACTCCCACGTGGAGAGCCAGGACGAGCCCCAGACTCACCAGTTAGCTGGGTTATCGCCATCGCTCACGCCTCCTCCATCGCCACTCTGCAACTGTCGGGAAGAGAGGGTTGGAGGCTTCTCAGGACAGTCAGGTAAGATCATGGTGCTCACCTAAGGGACgaagcagaaagacaaagagaataAAAATCCTACATTAACAGTAAGAGCAGGTGAGTTATAGCAGGTCGTTAAGATCAGGAGGGGTGGTTCTCCCTTTGTTTGGACAGACAGGGAAATGGAGATCTGTATCAAGGCACTCCGCTAATCGTTTGGCCTGTCAGAACAAGCAGCACCAGGGTCAGCATTGATTCATGGCCGCCGCTGGCAGGTTCGCCGCTGCAGGATCAGCGTGTGGACTCAACGACgagcagcagtgatgcaggTCGACTCAAACGACTCAGCCACTCTGCTCGGTTTCAGACCCTTAAATAAACGTCAGCGAGCGTGAGAGCGTCGGTCATGTGCACCCGGGGGTGTGTTTTCCAGGAGACTGTTTGGGCGGTGTTGATGGGGGACAGGTGGAGGCGGAGGACAGCGTGAGGAGATGAGTTGCAGCTGTCACAGAGATAAACATGTGACTCCTCTGCTGGCCTTGTAACCAGCAGGTGACTGCGCTGGTGCATCAGGAAGCTCCACTCGACTCAGACGGTAAAACTGCTCAGACCGGTTTTGTTCAGCAGACGATGAAACGATGTCTTGTGTTCATAATGTGTGAAGGTGGAGCTCACAGTGCAGGTGGTGCACATTAGTACAGAAAATACTCTTCTTTCTTTTGACTCTTTCCTGGCTGTGGATTGTCAAACAGGTactctttgctgtgtgtgcactAACAAATACGTCTATCAGCTGTGTGAGGTTTGAGTCAAACAGTCAGTCTGGACTAAAATATTAGTACTTTGTTGTATTTGGGCTTGTCTTCAGTCATGGAATGTGACTGATCATGTGGGGTCAGTCTAAACGCTGAGTATCCTGGAGGGATGGAAAGGGAAGCTGAGGCGGCTTTCAGGAAAGGCAGGTTTAGGTTTGATCCACCGTGTTGTGACAGATTTGAAGCAGT encodes:
- the bbc3 gene encoding bcl-2-binding component 3; the encoded protein is MARAETIELTGETGRGGNGPLSHHNTCRMELPRPFRTWPGLLTTTTVTTGAGTGCGAMHFHHNYHHLHPLQAVCLSYTLPYSHVESQDEPQTHQLAGLSPSLTPPPSPLCNCREERVGGFSGQSDSDREEHWEAYSRQGPMPDLLPQNEHLSWASPHHRAPRGEAVQQLEVRRVANQLRTIGDEFNATVQRRAHAAPHWQDWRDACRGLLSFITQTLSTLYRLT